In one window of Bdellovibrio bacteriovorus W DNA:
- a CDS encoding hypothetical protein (COG0441 Threonyl-tRNA synthetase), which yields MITLIDSPQMDTVEIRILIDRPVASYYWEKKNKNEILLEQVFEVFKISGNDRVGGYRSICVRGGINIEVTHSMLKILAKGEFFLKGTAWIQIRTLLNYIHKGGFFFYLTRLDICRHFLAKKCSDPLNDLKNGFWLLKTGNSFYQPELYVRDVKRSLGSYFKSTTLVISCYSKSHQIAEYLQKLKKSRIKDERRVRMENSILHFQNKFREVDGEVYRIEWRILSKVKLEAVNEVILAIQDEENFCRTVLSMIEKSHPMRNSEKVLSK from the coding sequence ATGATTACTCTCATTGATTCACCGCAAATGGATACTGTTGAAATTCGGATTCTAATCGATCGGCCCGTAGCCTCCTATTATTGGGAAAAGAAAAATAAAAATGAAATTCTTCTAGAGCAGGTATTTGAAGTTTTCAAGATATCTGGAAATGATCGAGTTGGTGGTTATAGATCGATCTGTGTCCGAGGTGGGATAAATATCGAGGTTACCCATAGTATGCTTAAGATCCTAGCCAAGGGAGAGTTTTTCTTAAAAGGCACAGCATGGATTCAGATAAGAACTCTGCTAAATTATATTCATAAAGGTGGATTTTTCTTTTACCTAACTAGGCTAGATATTTGCCGCCACTTTCTAGCAAAAAAGTGCAGTGATCCGCTAAACGATCTTAAGAATGGCTTTTGGCTGCTTAAAACAGGAAATTCATTTTACCAGCCAGAACTCTATGTTCGGGATGTGAAACGATCTTTGGGAAGCTACTTCAAATCTACAACTCTGGTGATTTCTTGTTACTCCAAATCGCATCAAATCGCGGAATACCTTCAAAAGCTTAAAAAGAGCCGCATAAAGGACGAAAGGAGAGTGCGAATGGAAAATTCGATACTTCACTTTCAAAATAAATTCCGTGAGGTAGACGGAGAGGTATATCGAATTGAATGGCGTATCTTATCTAAGGTAAAGCTTGAGGCTGTGAACGAAGTAATTCTTGCTATTCAGGATGAGGAAAATTT
- a CDS encoding hypothetical protein (COG0433 Predicted ATPase), with product MKYLLEIAVVWGRQDPSRAAVVCSILFTILIAAITFLKSSFQSKKNYKLDTLVKNGFANDHTRIKHPIFGHVYISKPNKPSSTFNQHIGFFAELFKDESIISSRAEKERIYFERANFHTKKSLFKRNLKTEAVFLDQDGNAFEPEDHTTIVRIKSGGGKTSLLRARILSFIEKYPTGCVVISDPHGSFTSLRGSNRVLEFDSSSLQENRVLPRL from the coding sequence ATGAAATATCTTTTGGAAATAGCGGTAGTGTGGGGACGGCAAGATCCGTCCCGCGCTGCGGTCGTATGTTCAATTCTGTTTACCATATTAATCGCAGCCATTACTTTTTTAAAAAGTTCATTTCAGAGTAAGAAAAACTATAAACTGGATACATTGGTTAAAAATGGATTTGCAAATGACCACACCAGAATAAAGCATCCGATATTCGGCCATGTCTACATTAGTAAGCCAAATAAGCCGAGCTCGACATTCAATCAACATATTGGCTTTTTTGCAGAGCTTTTCAAGGATGAATCCATAATCAGCTCCAGAGCAGAAAAAGAAAGAATCTATTTTGAGCGGGCAAATTTTCATACCAAGAAGTCTTTATTTAAAAGGAATCTAAAAACTGAAGCAGTATTTTTGGATCAAGATGGCAATGCCTTTGAGCCAGAAGATCACACGACAATTGTTAGGATCAAATCAGGAGGTGGAAAAACCTCTTTGCTCAGAGCACGCATCCTTTCTTTCATTGAAAAGTATCCCACCGGGTGTGTAGTGATCAGTGATCCTCATGGTTCATTCACATCTCTTCGGGGTAGCAATCGAGTGCTTGAATTTGATTCGAGTTCTTTGCAGGAAAACAGGGTCTTGCCCAGGCTTTAA
- a CDS encoding hypothetical protein (COG5293 Uncharacterized protein conserved in bacteria) gives MYLHKLVINTNKGVLREVPFKKGLNLIVDRTTSTKRNESGNNVGKTTFLRIIDFCLGGDKDPIYTDREFKKKNQSIYDFLFNNEVNFDLFVETKKGTIHRINRPIDGKASIDGVPMTSEKKFTEQLMLLMFGCNVGKPSFGQLMNKFIRIENDQIENALYFLFSMSDRSDYEALFMFLFGFRDTGLLAKKRVQIDKIKKLRKNLESFTVSTNDLEQQIHLINTDLQKLEEEKTNLNIFKNAEEDLSELRVVQSNIVGIKTELSKLNVRLAVGKEALAQLYSSKSKVNTDTIKAIYEQAKTNVAGLSKKFEDVVNFHNQMVDSKTKFIEGSLKTTEDLLADLRHKLSGLANAEAGLLKRVENKGLLGEYDNVNAKLQEKSREKGQKEGLLESLTAFNTSLQTAAVELAKINDSLFEFDKAFKDNLKKFNEYFSDFSEKLYGDRYYVSVTRVPNETTENYLLDIGNLKENMGTGKKKAQISALDLAYLKYSQESELRLPLFVVHDQLETVFETQIGTLFDLANSVSGQFIVAVLSDKLHLMDPKVVEANTILTLSQNDKLFKIP, from the coding sequence ATGTATCTCCATAAGTTAGTAATAAATACCAATAAGGGCGTCTTGCGTGAAGTTCCATTTAAAAAGGGTCTTAACTTAATTGTAGATCGCACAACTTCTACAAAAAGAAACGAATCTGGAAATAATGTCGGCAAAACTACTTTTTTGAGAATTATCGACTTCTGCCTCGGTGGAGATAAAGATCCAATTTACACGGATCGGGAATTCAAAAAGAAGAATCAATCAATATATGATTTTCTTTTCAATAATGAAGTAAATTTTGACCTCTTCGTGGAAACAAAAAAAGGTACGATCCATAGAATCAATAGACCTATAGACGGTAAAGCATCCATTGATGGTGTCCCAATGACGTCAGAGAAGAAATTTACTGAACAACTAATGCTTTTGATGTTCGGATGCAACGTCGGTAAACCAAGTTTCGGCCAATTGATGAATAAATTCATTAGAATCGAAAACGATCAGATTGAGAATGCTTTGTATTTTCTTTTTTCGATGTCTGATCGAAGTGACTATGAAGCACTATTCATGTTTTTATTTGGATTCAGAGACACAGGCTTGTTGGCGAAAAAACGTGTCCAGATCGATAAAATAAAAAAACTGCGAAAGAATCTAGAGTCATTTACTGTCTCCACGAATGATCTTGAGCAACAAATTCACTTGATAAATACTGATCTTCAAAAGTTGGAAGAAGAAAAAACCAATTTAAATATTTTTAAAAATGCCGAAGAGGATTTGTCTGAATTAAGAGTAGTTCAAAGTAATATCGTTGGTATTAAAACAGAGTTGTCGAAATTGAACGTTCGCCTTGCTGTTGGCAAGGAAGCTCTTGCGCAACTCTACTCATCAAAGTCAAAAGTGAACACAGACACTATTAAGGCAATTTATGAGCAGGCGAAAACTAATGTTGCTGGGCTTTCCAAAAAATTTGAAGATGTAGTCAATTTTCACAATCAAATGGTCGACAGCAAAACAAAATTTATCGAAGGATCTTTGAAAACAACAGAGGATCTTCTTGCCGATCTAAGACATAAATTAAGCGGACTTGCCAACGCCGAAGCTGGTCTTCTAAAGCGAGTTGAAAATAAGGGGTTACTTGGCGAGTACGACAATGTAAACGCAAAACTCCAAGAAAAGTCGCGAGAAAAGGGTCAGAAGGAAGGACTTTTGGAAAGTCTCACAGCTTTCAATACCAGCCTACAAACCGCCGCTGTAGAGCTTGCCAAAATTAACGACAGTCTCTTTGAGTTTGATAAAGCATTCAAAGATAACTTGAAAAAGTTTAATGAATACTTTTCCGATTTTTCTGAAAAGCTATATGGTGATCGATACTATGTCTCTGTCACGAGAGTTCCTAACGAGACAACGGAAAACTATCTGCTAGATATCGGCAACTTGAAAGAAAATATGGGCACAGGTAAAAAGAAAGCTCAGATATCTGCTCTGGATCTTGCCTATTTAAAGTACTCTCAAGAATCTGAACTTAGACTACCTCTTTTTGTGGTGCATGATCAGCTTGAAACCGTATTTGAAACTCAGATTGGAACCCTGTTTGATCTAGCTAACTCAGTAAGTGGTCAGTTTATCGTAGCTGTCTTAAGCGACAAGTTGCATCTAATGGATCCTAAAGTTGTCGAAGCTAATACTATTTTGACTCTTTCACAAAACGATAAGTTATTCAAAATTCCG